From the Vibrio metoecus genome, one window contains:
- the guaA gene encoding glutamine-hydrolyzing GMP synthase, whose amino-acid sequence MTKNIHDQRILILDFGSQYTQLVARRVREIGVYCELWSWDVEEADIREFNPDGIILSGGPESVTEANSPRAPQYVFDSGVPVFGVCYGMQTMAEQLGGRVATSDEREFGYAQVKVSGESALFKDLELTQDVWMSHGDKVVEIPADFVKIGETDTCPYAAMANEEKKYYGVQFHPEVTHTQNGLQMLENFVLGVCGCERLWTSESIIEDAVARIKEQVGNDEVILGLSGGVDSSVVAMLVHRAIGDRLTCVFVDNGLLRLNEGQQVMDMFGDKFGLNIIKVDAEERFLKALEGIDEPEAKRKTIGRVFVEVFDEESKKLKNAKWLAQGTIYPDVIESAASKTGKAHVIKSHHNVGGLPDDMKMGLVEPLRELFKDEVRKIGLELGLPYNMLYRHPFPGPGLGVRVLGEIKKEYCDLLRRADAIFIEELHAADLYNKVSQAFTVFLPVRSVGVMGDGRKYDWVVSLRAVETIDFMTAHWAHLPYEFLGKVSNRIINEVNGISRVVYDISGKPPATIEWE is encoded by the coding sequence ATGACTAAGAATATTCATGACCAACGAATTCTGATCCTCGATTTCGGATCTCAATATACCCAGCTGGTTGCCCGTCGCGTGCGCGAAATCGGTGTGTACTGTGAGCTGTGGAGCTGGGATGTAGAAGAGGCGGACATTCGCGAATTCAATCCAGATGGCATTATTCTTTCTGGTGGCCCTGAAAGCGTGACCGAAGCGAATTCGCCACGTGCCCCACAATATGTGTTTGACAGTGGCGTGCCAGTATTTGGCGTTTGCTACGGCATGCAGACCATGGCTGAGCAGTTAGGTGGCCGTGTCGCGACCTCTGATGAGCGTGAATTTGGTTATGCTCAGGTGAAAGTTTCTGGCGAATCAGCGCTGTTTAAAGATCTTGAATTGACTCAAGACGTTTGGATGAGCCACGGTGACAAAGTGGTCGAAATTCCAGCTGATTTCGTGAAAATCGGTGAAACAGACACTTGTCCATACGCAGCAATGGCGAATGAAGAGAAGAAATACTACGGCGTGCAGTTCCACCCTGAAGTAACGCATACCCAAAACGGTTTGCAGATGCTGGAGAACTTTGTTCTTGGCGTGTGTGGCTGTGAGCGTCTGTGGACGTCTGAATCTATCATTGAAGATGCCGTTGCGCGTATTAAAGAGCAAGTGGGTAACGATGAAGTGATCCTTGGTCTTTCTGGCGGTGTGGATTCTTCTGTGGTTGCGATGCTGGTTCACCGCGCGATTGGTGATCGCCTGACTTGTGTGTTCGTGGATAACGGCTTACTGCGTTTGAACGAAGGCCAGCAAGTGATGGATATGTTTGGCGACAAATTTGGCCTAAACATCATCAAAGTGGATGCAGAAGAGCGTTTCTTGAAAGCGCTAGAAGGCATTGATGAACCTGAAGCCAAGCGTAAAACCATCGGGCGTGTGTTTGTAGAAGTGTTTGATGAAGAATCGAAAAAACTGAAAAACGCTAAATGGTTGGCGCAAGGCACTATCTATCCAGATGTGATTGAATCAGCGGCTTCAAAAACCGGTAAGGCGCATGTGATCAAATCTCATCACAACGTGGGTGGGTTGCCAGATGACATGAAAATGGGTCTTGTTGAGCCACTGCGTGAGCTGTTTAAAGACGAAGTACGCAAGATCGGTCTTGAGCTTGGCTTGCCTTACAACATGCTTTATCGCCACCCATTCCCAGGCCCAGGCCTTGGTGTGCGAGTGCTTGGCGAGATCAAGAAAGAGTACTGTGATTTACTGCGTCGTGCAGATGCGATCTTCATTGAAGAGCTGCACGCAGCAGATCTGTATAACAAGGTTTCTCAAGCGTTTACTGTGTTCCTACCAGTACGCTCAGTAGGTGTAATGGGCGATGGCCGTAAGTACGATTGGGTTGTATCACTGCGTGCAGTAGAAACCATCGACTTTATGACCGCACATTGGGCGCACCT